Below is a window of Humulus lupulus chromosome 2, drHumLupu1.1, whole genome shotgun sequence DNA.
agcaaagcaaaatgagaaaaacttcacaacgagcatataatcacaatcaaatatttctGTTTAGAATCACATGTAAATTCTTGTGGCCAACACATATACCCTATGTGTGcttgggccatgcacacatgggagcctataatcataatcaaatatttctgTTTAGAATCACATGTAAATTCtcatgcccaacacatataccccatgtgcacacatggtgcaaattGTCCATTAATTCTAAACATGCACATTTTCACATGAATACACTAAAGAATAATGccaattctacctattatccctttatggttacaaagtaaacattatatgtttgaataatatgcatttatttgaacgtaaaagtgtatttgtatgcgacatgcatacgtgggagcatTGTTAAAAATTGACGTTTGAAAACGATAATTCTTACATGCTCACACTTAACCTTTTCAAGTAAAAATCCAGCAACATATTCTctttaccattatttatttatttaaatcccaTGGTTTGATTAAACTACTTAacacaatatttaaaaaaataaaattatttaacctttttaaatttctcataaaataatactctcattattattttaaaattgcttagaaaaataacaaaacttgtagtcatttagaaacacttataaaatgtcatatgtttttttagaaaataacatttttctaaattaataaaattacaagattaagagagagaaattataatttaaagtgtgagaaaaatatatttctcTTATATTATTTAAGAATTAAATTTATATAAGTGTGAAACCCATTACTTTAAACAAAATACTTATTTTAACTTAATAACATAAACTTTCAGCAatctttattttgttaaaaaaatcatAAGTGAAATTAAGCCCAAATATTTTGTCATAAAAAAACAGCACTTAAATAATATTGTGGAAATTCATGTTtacattaaaaatatcatttttacatatggaaaaattcatttaatactctaacattatttatctcatttaaaagacatttcttaattttaaataaaaaattcctACAACTAATATttcattcaaaaatcacaaacttAGATTAAAATcacattttcttcataaaatcaGCATGTGTTAATTTGAGAAAAACTCCATTTAAATGCGAAATAAAAATACccttttatttacataaaatcaaaatttcATTAGAGACATCAATTGTGCATTTAAATCATTCTCCAACCATTTTACTCATtaattatacacaaaaatcaaTAAGCATAATTCATCATGAAGTTCATCTTTTTAATTCATGCTTTTCAAGAAACTCAACCATAACCTTCATGTATCACTAATTTATCATTTATAAAATATTCAAGACAAACtcttcatttaaccaattaacctagcatgttcctaatGAGTATAAGtgacaagaaaaataaaataaaatagaaacaaCACAAACATGCATCAATACCTCATTGGCCGAAACCCTCAtggtcataaacataaaataccaagATCATCATATTTAGTAGGTCAAAATCAAACCCTTGCATGCTTTCACATAGACATCACAACATCAAATATCACCATGCTCAAGTTCCTAAGATCAAACAATTCCTATAACTAGAGATCAACATAGTTTCACAACCAATATCAATTCATATACTCACAAACCATCATAAACCTAAACATACCCCTAGGCCGAATCCAATACACATACAATAGTAAAGCTTCTAACCCTTATCTTGCATCAAATATCATCTTatacaaataaaaacaaaacatttTCATAGTTTAACCATAACAAAATCTTCCCATGACCAATAATAAAATGATGCCTAACACCAATACCATATGAAATCATAGAGCCACACGCCTAGGCCAACCCTTCATGCATCAAAGCCCAAAATATCAATCAACCAATACAACCCAAGAAATCATAAGGGTTAGAAATCTCATTATCTCTCTTGATGTAAAATTAAGAACACAAAAGTGACCAACCCAAAAATTTATAGCCCTCACTTGTTCAAGCCCTAGGGTTTTGAAcccacatgaagaaaagaagaacaCCAAAAAACCACCACAAATAACTCATCAACACTCAAGAAATAAAAAGAAGAGAGGATCTAGAAACCACAGATACAAAAATGCATACCATAGGATTGAATCCTTTCTTCTCTTCTTATTTTCCTcctccttctcttctctcttcctttctttctctctctatctcacactcactctctctccttctctctttaGGCACACGACAACCACCaagccaaatgagccttcaagcttttttttatttctatttaatgCCTCAATTaccaaaacctagctaaggaaaagataatttttttccataaataaaaataaaatcaattaataattatacTCAGCCAATCAATCTCTTTGATAATTGGCAGCACACTAATTTCTCTCATTTCTCCATTGGCACACCACACTAATAAGGAAAGATTTAATTTTCGTAGTTCTAGGGTTATGTGACTTGGGGCTGGGTTTAGACCCATTTCCGTTACGTTTTAGGgaaaatattatttcaaaaaaattgtagataatttaattaggtTTCTAACGGTACCAGTTTGATCTACATCAAATATCCACAGCTCAAGTTATACAGTTTAACTAAGGCTCGGTATAGAGTTACGGgaattcaaaaataacaactctATCCCTTGTCACCATttgttttctaatttttttcttgtgtgaacacaagccttctagagccttctctctttatttcccttttttattttctttttaaatctcttaattaaataaaaaattaaaccaataaaatgaaattaatgtgtagaaaaatattgcatgcacaccatgcacatgcacacactcaattgCTAAGGTGCATCtttacctaccatgcaccttgatgcattcaatcaaattcattttattcacaaattaaattaattaataaataaaataattaaaaattatatttacacaatttctaccaaacaattcaaacaataataaaaataatttataacactgaacaattaaaaataaaacaaagcacaaaattaataaaataaaataaaaaattggtgcgctacacatAAGAACCCTAGGTTACCAAAAACACAACCACAACACTTAtaaaaccctagcatgctttgaTCTAtaatacatcataaacatacactCAATTTGATGAGCTTATTTATCAATATTCAAAAGAAACATCAAGAACCCTAAACTTATCTAGGCCGAAACACACACCAGATCCCATTCTTCTTTCAATTTTCCAATTAAAACCCAATGTGCCTTCATCCATACAATCTTATCAACACATGATATCAACATagcaacataataataataataataataataataataataataataataataataataataataataataataataataataataataataataccctCTACAAATGCTTGGCTGAAGCCAACCCTCAAAACAACCCATCAAAACTACCAAAATCAACATATACAAAACAAAAGCATAAACCTCTTGATCACTTTGCTTAGCCCAAAACTCTAGAAATATGTTTCTTGACACCCTCGTTGCTTGTCTCGAAGACCTAGATGCGAAACACCCCAAAGTATCTATATCTTAGAATTTCAGATAGAAAggtaaggagaaggaaaaaaaaacaccATCATACCTTTTCTAAACTCGAAAACCTTAATCCTCTTGGGTTGTTTGACCGAATTCAATACAAGCATATTCTCTTGAATCATTTGCTAGCACCACACAAGGAACCTAGTTCAACGAAGCCCCATCACATTTTGTCTTAGAAATTAGAAGGAGAATGGAAATAATGAAATGACAAGAACAATACTTTACCTCTacccctttggaattttgaacccTAGCCTTCCTTATATGGATGGAAAGAAAGAAATGAGAGACAAGCTTCTCTCCTTGGTTTTGGGTGGCCGCTATGGTGATCAGAGGAAGAAGAAAGcgtgaagaagaaaagaaagaggaaaccTAGAGCTTATGCATACCCTAGCCAAAACCTAAGAGGCAATTTCCCAAAATCATTGCCTCACTTCCCTTCCCTTGATTCCCTCTCCCACAATTCATGAAATTTGACAGCTATGACTTGATTGGATTGTCTTCAAAATGGAAACTTTTCTCTACACCCACCCTAGCCTTGATCGAGCACTcttgcctctctctctctctctctctctctctctctatacacGGCTAGCACACACACATACACCAAGATCCTACTTTCCCATTTTGATACAAATCATTACCACTTAACTTTTTTTCTTTCGTATTTCTCCTTTTTAATAAAATGAGAAAATACATAGTagtctattgcatgctcaccatgcataccatgtaCATGCACATACACAAGTGCTCAAGtgcatctctactaaccatgcaccttagtgcacccAAACAAAACTCAAGAAAACTCTTAAAATAGAATAAtgaaataaaacaattaacaaaaattaaattcacataatttctaacaaataattaaaaataatttcctaacacttaataataaataaaaaaataaagcatttaaattaataaaaaaaatagtgcaCTATAGAAGTTAATTCTatttattcattgttgatttaaaGTTTGTAAACTATAAATTCTTAACATATGTATGCCCTCAAGAGGACTCTCCTCGCGGAGCATGGGTACTATTATCTTGGTTGCTAGTTGTAGATACCCAAGAGTTTCCTGAACAAGGGGTAATGTATAGTTGGAAGCTTTTTAAAAGtaataatatgtaaatattttaaaaaatagtaaaacttttaaaaaaaataattataataaaaataattaaatattaattttctcTCTCTACCATGTTCTCTTCTTCCTCACGTATGCTCAAACCTAGAAAATTTATAGTGAACCTTACCATCCACACATACTAGTTTGCATTATCATTTTATTCGCTCTCTTGCATCTCCCATATACTAGTTTGCATCTCATTTGTCCTTTTCCATCTAAACAAAAAATTAGAGGACATAAGTTTAAATATTTCACATATATGGTAGCTAGAAGGTTGAGGAGTAATTTTTTGAAAGACATCTCAAATTTTATTCATCTCAAATCAGCCACCAAAACAGAGAATAACTCCGAGGTAGCATCAACATCAGAAAAAATACAATCAGCAGTAAAAAGAGCGGCTCTAGCAACTGTATGAGCGGCTCTATTCGCAGATCGCTTTACAAAGAACAAACTGACAAAAGATAACTCTGAGAGAAGTAATTTACAATCATTAATAATTGAACCAAAAACAGAAGGCATGTAAATAGAACTTCTCACAGCTTGCACAACCACCAAACTATCCATCTCAATTACCACTTGTTGCCATTGTGCAGTTTTGATCCAACTAAGGACCTCCTTTAATCCCATTGCTTCAGCCACATCAGGTTGCAAATTGCCTTGCTTGCACCACAACCGATATGTTAAAACAACACCTTGGTGATCACGAACCACTGCTCCCAAACCAAGTTTGAATTCATTAGTAAATATAGCTGCATCAATATTTATCTTGACACTGTTTACATCAGGTTTTGTCCAAAGCTCCAAACCATCACCAGGATAGGTAGGTCCCAATGACAGAAAGAAATTGTTATCTTGAGCTTTTAGCCATTGATCAAGATAAATTCTTGCAGACTTAACAATGTACTCAACCGAGCTAGTCCTTTGCTGCCACACAATACCATTTCTCGCATTCCATAACGACCAACAAATCATCAGTACAAGAGCAGCAACACCAACATCAACCCGACCCAATACCCCCCGTATCCACGATCCAAACGTAACAACATCACCATTATAATTGTCCAAACCAGCATAAACCCAACACATTCGAGAGAAAGAGCAAGTAACCAAGCAATGCAACATAGTTTCATTGTACACCTCACAGAAAGGGCAAAACAAAGAAACTTGTACCTTTTTAATTCGAAGTTGCACACGGGTAGGAAGACAGCCCATGATAGCACGCCAAACTGTGTTCTTCACCTTTGGAGGAACTTGCAGCAGCCAAAACTTTCTCCAAAAAGAAGTTTCCTCCCCATTCCCATCATTAACACCATGAATCATTCTATAAGCACTCTTGACAGAGTACAAATCGGTTCTATCCAAGCCCCAATACCAAACATCACCCTCGCTGGCAATACCCAGTGGTATACTAAGAATTGCCAATCTATCCCGATCATTGAATAAATCTCGAACAACCTCCTCATCCCAAGTTCGCTGGTTCACCATGAAAAGACTGTCCACACACTTATCTTCCAAACCATGCAACTCAGAAGTAACATAAGGATGTTCTTCAACAGGCAGCCACGGATCCAAACATATTCTGGTAGTGCTTCCCGTCCCCACTCTTCTTCTGAGCCCCTTTTTAATAATAGCTTTCGTCTCAAAAATGCTTCTCCAAATGTAACTAGGATTGGACCCTAATTCAGCTTCAAGAAATTCACCTTTAGGAAAGTATCTTGCTTTAAACACTTTACTAACAAGTGAATCCGGTCTCACAACTAATCTCCGAGCTTGCTTTCCCAACATGGCTAAATTAAACTCTCGCAAGTTGCGAAAACCCATCCCACCTACATCCTTTGAGCGAGCCAATCTTTCCCAACTCATCCAATTAATCCCATTTCCCTGAGTAGAAGAGGATCGCCACCAAAACTTCGCCAtcattccttcaatttccttACAAGTTCCCAAAGGAATTAAGAAAACACTCATAGCATATGTAGGAAGAGCTTGAACAACATTTTTTATTAGAACTTCCTTTCCCGCCCTTGAAAGCAATTTTCCATCCCAACTAGTAATTCTTTTCTGCATTTTCTCCTTCAAGAAGCCCAGCACAACATTCTTATTTCTTCCCATGATAGTGAGCAAACCCAAGTAGAAAGTATTGTCATCGGCCTCCTGAATTCCCAGCAAAGAACAAATCTCATTTTTGATATCATCCCCAACATTTAAACTAAAAAAGACAGAGGATTTAGCCATATTTACTTGCTGCCCAGAAGCCTTTTCATAGGTGTGTAGGAGGTCAAGAACTCTTCTTGCAGAGTCACTCGTTGCTTGGAAATACATGTAACTATCATCGACGAACAACATGTGAGATATAACAGGTGCCCCCCTAGCAACCTTACACCCTTGTAACAGTCTGCTCCTTTCATACAAATGAACAAGTGAAGAAAAACCCTCAGCACATAAGAGAAATAAATAAGGAGACAATGGATCTCCTTGTCGAATTCCTCTTGTTGGCAAAATAGGACCCATGACATGCCCTTGATGCGTGATTTGATACCTTACTGACGATACACAAGTAAGAATCAAACTAACCCACCTTTCATGAAAGCCTAACCGAGCCATTATAGCACCAAGAAACGCCCACTCAACTCTGTCGTATGCCTTACTCATGTCAAGCTTCAAGGCCATATATCCAACTTTTCCACTAGTTTTTCTTTTCAAATAATGCATCACCTCATAAGACACCATAATGTTATCAGATATCAGCCTTCCAGGGATAAACGCACTCTGATTATCGGAGATAATGTCTGTCATAATGTTCTTCATACGATTTGCCAAAACTTTAGCTAACACCCTGTAAGCCACATTGCACAATGATATTGGCCTTAAATCTCCCATCTGCTCAGGAGTCTTTTTCTTAGGAATAAAGACTATATTTATATCATTCACCTCTCTTGGTAAAACCCCCGTTTCAAAAAAATCCCGAACCATCTCCACCACATCCCCTCCTACTATATCCCAATATTTTTGGTAAAAACCTGGGCTCATTCCATCAGGGCCCGGAGCTTTGTCTGGGTGCATATGCTATAAAGCCGCCTTCACCTCTTTTGGGTCAATAGCCTCTAGCAAGCTGTCATTTTGAGCATTGGTAACCTTCAGATTAATACCATTAACTACTGCTCAACATCAACACCAGAAGTAGCAAACAAATTTTTGAAATAAGTGACCATCACATCCCCGAGTCCATTACTCCAATCAACCCAATCACCACCATCATTTTTCAACCTGGCTATAGAATTATTACGCTTCCTAGCACTAGCCTTAGCATGAAAAAATTTGCTATTCCTATCACCTTCATTGAGCCATAACTGTTTAGACCTCTGCTTCCAATAAACTTCCTTCTGAGTTAACACCTCAAACAACTTCCTCTGCTCAGCCTCAAAAAACTTAACAGACTCCTCATCACGATTGCCCTTAACCCTTCTAATATTTTCCTTGCACTCATGAATTCTTTTTTTTAAAAGCCCCAGTGAACTCACGACCCCATATACCCAACACTTTCCCACAAGCCTtgattttttcatttattttcttcCCCACACAACTTACCCACACATCATTCACTACTTGCTTACAAGATGGTTCACGAAGCCAGGCGTTTTCAAATTTAAAAGAATAAGTTCGAGGCCCAGCATGACAGTCAGCAGGGACTAACAAAAGAGGAGTGTGATCGGACGAAGTGATCTCTAAATTATAAAGCTTTGCATTCTGAAACAAATTCAACGAAGAGCTAGAAACCAAAGCTTTATCAAGCCTTACCTCAATCCATTGAGTTGTACCTCTACCCTTCTCCCACTTGAACGGCTACCCCGTGAGCTCAAGATCCACCAAATCACAGTCTCGGAGGCAGTCTTGAAATCCCTGGATTAAGCTTGAAGGATACCTTCGGCCACCTCTTTTCTCAGAATCACTACCCACATTATTTGTATCTCCAATTAAGCACCACGACAAAGAATAGCTATCCTTCAAGGTTCGAATCAGCTCCCATGTATTCGATCTCAATGCCTTGTTTGCCTCTCCATAGATTCCCGTCAATCTCCACGAGGTAATGTCTCTTACAGTAATCAACACATCAATATGATTAGAAGA
It encodes the following:
- the LOC133814782 gene encoding uncharacterized protein LOC133814782, whose protein sequence is MHPDKAPGPDGMSPGFYQKYWDIVGGDVVEMVRDFFETGVLPREVNDINIVFIPKKKTPEQMGDLRPISLCNVAYRVLAKVLANRMKNIMTDIISDNQSAFIPGRLISDNIMVSYEVMHYLKRKTSGKVGYMALKLDMSKAYDRVEWAFLGAIMARLGFHERWVSLILTCVSSVRYQITHQGHVMGPILPTRGIRQGDPLSPYLFLLCAEGFSSLVHLYERSRLLQGCKVARGAPVISHMLFVDDSYMYFQATSDSARRVLDLLHTYEKASGQQVNMAKSSVFFSLNVGDDIKNEICSLLGIQEADDNTFYLGLLTIMGRNKNVVLGFLKEKMQKRITSWDGKLLSRAGKEVLIKNVVQALPTYAMSVFLIPLGTCKEIEGMMAKFWWRSSSTQGNGINWMSWERLARSKDVGGMGFRNLREFNLAMLGKQARRLVVRPDSLVSKVFKARYFPKGEFLEAELGSNPSYIWRSIFETKAIIKKGLRRRVGTGSTTRICLDPWLPVEEHPYVTSELHGLEDKCVDSLFMVNQRTWDEEVVRDLFNDRDRLAILSIPLGIASEGDVWYWGLDRTDLYSVKSAYRMIHGVNDGNGEETSFWRKFWLLQVPPKVKNTVWRAIMGCLPTRVQLRIKKVQVSLFCPFCEVYNETMLHCLVTCSFSRMCWVYAGLDNYNGDVVTFGSWIRGVLGRVDVGVAALVLMICWSLWNARNGIVWQQRTSSVEYIVKSARIYLDQWLKAQDNNFFLSLGPTYPGDGLELWTKPDVNSVKINIDAAIFTNEFKLGLGAVVRDHQGVVLTYRLWCKQGNLQPDVAEAMGLKEVLSWIKTAQWQQVVIEMDSLVVVQAVRSSIYMPSVFGSIINDCKLLLSELSFVSLFFVKRSANRAAHTVARAALFTADCIFSDVDATSELFSVLVADLR